TGCCGGCATATCGGCGGCGGCAATAAGCATATGTACCGCTTGATAGATTTCAAGCGTAATAAGGATAATATCCCGGCCAGGGTTGAATCAATAGAATACGATCCTAACCGCTCGGCGTTTATAGCGTTGTTGTGCTACACAGACGGCGAACGCCGCTATATTATAGCTCCGGAAGGTGTCAAGGCCGGGGAGATATTAATGTCCGGCGAAAAGGTTGAACCCAAGGCGGGCAACTGTATGCCGCTTAAGAATATACCGCTGGGGCTTTTGATACATAATGTTGAGCTCCAGCGCGGACGGGGCGGTCAAATGATAAGAAGCGCCGGTAGTTTCGGCCAGTTGCTGGCTGTGGAAGGCGATGACGCCCATGTTCTGATGCCCAGCGGCGAGACGCGTAGGATAAGCGGAGAATGCCGGGCTACTATCGGACGGATGAGCAATATTAACTGGGGTAACGTGTGGCTGGGTAAGGCTTCACGCAATCGCTACCGCGGTATAAAACCCACTGTGCGCGGTACGGCCCAGAACCCTGTTTCCCATCCGATGGGCGGCGGCGAAGGTCGATCCGGCGGTGGACGTCATCCGTGTTCTCCAACCGGACTGCTGGCCAAAGGCGGGAAAACCCGTCGGCGCCGTAATCCGACAAATGTATTTATCATCCGAAGGAGAAAATAAAAATATAATATGAGCCGTTCACTTAAAAAAGGTCCTTACATAGATCAAAAACTGCTTGAGAAAGTGCACAAGCAGAAAGAAAACAAAGGCCATGAACCTATAAAGACATGGGCCAGGGTGTGCACGGTTATCCCGGAATTCGTTACCCACACTTTTATGGTTCATAACGGAAATAAATTCATAAAAGTATTCGTGACCGAAGATATGGTCGGCCATAAGCTCGGCGAATTTGCGCCGACCCGGTTTTTCCGCGGGCATCCGGGTGTTAAATCTAAGGCGGCCGTCGCAGCAGAGAAGACGTAATATATGTATCAGGCAACAATTAGATATGTCAGAATCACGCCGCGCAAGCTCAGGCTGGTGGCTGACCTGATAAGGAGTAAGCCCGTTTCCGAGGCCAGGAAAGTTCTGAAATTCTCGGCCAAGCGTGGAGCTTCGATACTGATGAAGCTGCTTAATTCGGCGGTGGCCAACGCTACGCAGAATCCGGAAACAAATGCGGATAGTCTTTATGTTAAAAGCATTATGGTTTGTGACGGCGTAATCATGAAAAGGTTCAGGGCCGCGCCCCAGGGCCGGAGCGTTCAGATTAAGAAAAGAACCAGCCATACTACTTTAGTGTTAGGTGCAAAAAAGGTTGCGGTAAAACCGAAACCGGAAAAACAAGAGAAGAAGTAAATTATGGGACAAAAAGTATCACCCGTTGGATTTAGAATAGGTATTACCAAGGACTGGGTTTCACGCTGGTACGCTACTAAAAAGGATTACGGGAATCTGATTATCGAAGACGCGAGAATTAGAAAATTCGTCAAGAAACAGTACGGATTTTCCGGCATCGATAAAGTGGAAATAGACCGAACCAAGGAAAAAGTTATCGTTACGATTTATTCGGCCAAGCCGGGACTGATTATCGGCCGTCGCGGATCAAGAGTAGATGAGCTTGGTAAAGAGCTTATGGGTTTAGCTAAAAGCCCGATTGATCTTAAAGTTGTTGAAATAGCCAAACCCGAACTGAGCGCCCAGATAGTGTCCGAATCAATAGGGCAACAACTGGAAAAAAGGGCTGCTTACAGAAGGGTGGTCAGGAAGTCGGCTGAAACCGTAATGGCTGCCGGAGCGCTGGGGGTTAAAATAAGATTATCCGGACGTATCGGCGGCGTGGAAATTGCCCGGGCGGAAAAGATTAATATCGGCAAGGTGCCGCTTCATACGCTTCGCGCTGATATTGATTTCGGGCGGGCTACCGCAATTATAACTAAAGGTACCATAGGCATAAAAGTTTGGATTTATAAAGGTGAAATAATAAGAGCGAAAGCAAAGAAGGATATAACCAATGTTGTTAATGCCCAAACGGATAAAGTACCGCAAGTGGCACCGGGGCAAGCGTAACGGGAACGCTACGCGCGGTAACTATGTCGCATTCGGCGATTACGGGCTGATGGCGCTCCAGGACTGCTGGCTTTCAGCACAGCAAATAGAGGCCGGCCGCGTTGCTGCTACTCATGCCGTGGGTACGGAAGGTCGCTTCTGGATAAGAGTATTTCCGCACAAACCGATAACTTCCAAGCCGGCCGAAGTTAGAATGGGCGGTGGAAAAGGCGAACCCGAATTTTATGCCGCCGTTATCAGACCAGGGACGATACTGTTTGAGTTGGGCGGGATTAGCGAGAATATAGCTCGCCAGATATTTAACAAGATAGCTCACAAGATGCCGGTTACAACCAAAATGGTTAAGAGGGTGTAAGATATGCTGACCTTAAAAGAAATCCGGGTAAAAACAACCGTTGAGTTGAACAATGAAATCAAAAACCTGCATGATGAAATGATGCGGTTGAGATTCAGGAAAGTAACCGATGACGTCGAGAACTCATCGATATTCAGAAAGATACGGCGTAATATAGCCCAGCTTAAAACTATTATAAACGAAAAGAAAACTGCGGAGAAGAATGTTCAGGAGAAAACTGATGGGAAAAAGTAAAAAATCAGCCTCAGTTAAGTCCAAAAAGATCTCCCCAAAGAAACCAGCATTGCCCGTAAAAAAAGAAAATGAACCTAAACTGGTTAAAACTAACCTGTCGGCTTCGTTATTGAAGCAGTTGAAGAATATATTACTGGCCCGTAAGGCGATAATTGAAGGCGATTTGGGACAAATGGGTAAGGAAACTCTGGGTAAATCACGAATTGACGCATCGGGAGATCTTTCCAATCTTCCTCTTCATGCGGCTGACCAGGGCACCGATACTTTTGAGCAAGATTTTACCATTGGGCTTATGGAAAATGAAGGCGAAGAAATTAAGCAGATAGAAGAAGCCCTAAACCGGATTGAAGAAAAGACATATGGTATGTGCGAAAGCTGCAACAAGCCTGTGCCCGAAGCCAGATTGAGGGTCGTGCCATTTGCCAAATTTTGCATAAAGTGTCAGAGTAAAAATGAAAATCGCCGATGAGGTGTCGGGTAGGAAATCTTACTGGATTGTTGTTTTATTAGTTGCCGTTCTCGGAACCGCCGCAGATCTTTTTTCTAAATATCTGATATTTAGATGCCTGAGTAATAAAACCGTTGATATTATTCCGGGCGCATTGGGGTTGACCAAAACCCTGAATTCCGGGATTATTTGGGGTTTGTTTTCGGGCGAAAATACTATTTTCCTGGTATTGACATTTCTGACTATTCCTTTGATTCTGCTGCTTTTTCGTGAAATTGGTCGCCAGGAAGATAAGCCGTGGCTGGGTAAAAGTTGGCTGATGGCTGTAGCTTTTGGATTGATACTGAGCGGCGCAATCGGCAATCTTTATGACCGAGTGATGCTCCGGGCGGTCCGCGACTTCATTGATTTTTACCTGATAAAATGGCCCATATTCAATATTGCCGATATTTATATTACAGCCGGCGCCATATTGATTATTATACTTATGTTTAAACGGTCGCAATCGGAATCGGAGCAGAAGAATAAGCCAAAATGCCCGGAATCCGCTTGTGATTGTTGCAAACAAGACAACAATGCCTGATACGAAAACAAAGCTTGGACCTCTTGTTCTTAAGAACCCCGTAATGGTTGCGGCCGGTACTTTCGGTTACGGCGGTGAAAAAATTCTAAGGAAAATGCCGATTAATAAACTCGGCGCTTTCATTACCAAAACCATTACTCTTAATCCCAGATTGGGTAACCCCCCGCCCCGTATAGCCGAAGTGACCGGAGGGATAGTTAATTCTATTGGGCTGGAAAATCCCGGGTTAGAGACTTTTTGCCGTAATTATTTTCCTAAAATCAGGTCTATTAAAACCATTAAAATAGTAAGTATCGGCGGAACCGATGAATACGAATTTACACAAATTATAAAATCGTTGAAT
This portion of the Candidatus Brocadiia bacterium genome encodes:
- the lspA gene encoding signal peptidase II, whose product is MKIADEVSGRKSYWIVVLLVAVLGTAADLFSKYLIFRCLSNKTVDIIPGALGLTKTLNSGIIWGLFSGENTIFLVLTFLTIPLILLLFREIGRQEDKPWLGKSWLMAVAFGLILSGAIGNLYDRVMLRAVRDFIDFYLIKWPIFNIADIYITAGAILIIILMFKRSQSESEQKNKPKCPESACDCCKQDNNA
- the rpmC gene encoding 50S ribosomal protein L29, giving the protein MLTLKEIRVKTTVELNNEIKNLHDEMMRLRFRKVTDDVENSSIFRKIRRNIAQLKTIINEKKTAEKNVQEKTDGKK
- the rpsC gene encoding 30S ribosomal protein S3, with product MGQKVSPVGFRIGITKDWVSRWYATKKDYGNLIIEDARIRKFVKKQYGFSGIDKVEIDRTKEKVIVTIYSAKPGLIIGRRGSRVDELGKELMGLAKSPIDLKVVEIAKPELSAQIVSESIGQQLEKRAAYRRVVRKSAETVMAAGALGVKIRLSGRIGGVEIARAEKINIGKVPLHTLRADIDFGRATAIITKGTIGIKVWIYKGEIIRAKAKKDITNVVNAQTDKVPQVAPGQA
- the rplP gene encoding 50S ribosomal protein L16; amino-acid sequence: MLMPKRIKYRKWHRGKRNGNATRGNYVAFGDYGLMALQDCWLSAQQIEAGRVAATHAVGTEGRFWIRVFPHKPITSKPAEVRMGGGKGEPEFYAAVIRPGTILFELGGISENIARQIFNKIAHKMPVTTKMVKRV
- the rpsS gene encoding 30S ribosomal protein S19; this encodes MSRSLKKGPYIDQKLLEKVHKQKENKGHEPIKTWARVCTVIPEFVTHTFMVHNGNKFIKVFVTEDMVGHKLGEFAPTRFFRGHPGVKSKAAVAAEKT
- the rplB gene encoding 50S ribosomal protein L2 → MAIKEYKPTSAGRRNATVIDYSVLTKKLPEKSLMEPIKKTGGRNNQGEITCRHIGGGNKHMYRLIDFKRNKDNIPARVESIEYDPNRSAFIALLCYTDGERRYIIAPEGVKAGEILMSGEKVEPKAGNCMPLKNIPLGLLIHNVELQRGRGGQMIRSAGSFGQLLAVEGDDAHVLMPSGETRRISGECRATIGRMSNINWGNVWLGKASRNRYRGIKPTVRGTAQNPVSHPMGGGEGRSGGGRHPCSPTGLLAKGGKTRRRRNPTNVFIIRRRK
- the rplV gene encoding 50S ribosomal protein L22 codes for the protein MYQATIRYVRITPRKLRLVADLIRSKPVSEARKVLKFSAKRGASILMKLLNSAVANATQNPETNADSLYVKSIMVCDGVIMKRFRAAPQGRSVQIKKRTSHTTLVLGAKKVAVKPKPEKQEKK
- a CDS encoding TraR/DksA family transcriptional regulator, producing MGKSKKSASVKSKKISPKKPALPVKKENEPKLVKTNLSASLLKQLKNILLARKAIIEGDLGQMGKETLGKSRIDASGDLSNLPLHAADQGTDTFEQDFTIGLMENEGEEIKQIEEALNRIEEKTYGMCESCNKPVPEARLRVVPFAKFCIKCQSKNENRR